In the Mesoplodon densirostris isolate mMesDen1 chromosome 11, mMesDen1 primary haplotype, whole genome shotgun sequence genome, AACACGTGAACACGTATCGAGtcctcactatgtgccaggcccccTGCTGCTTGCTTTCCATGCCTGGTCTCACTCCCGGTTCTTTCCTTCAGCCCTTCGTCCTCCACTGGGGCCTTCTTGGTGCCAGGTGCTCTGCTAGGGCTGGGGATCAATGGTGAATAAGACTGCTGGGCCCGCTCTCAGAGTTGAAAGGTAGACAGTTAAGCGTGTTGCAGCCGTACGGTACGATGAAGCGAAAGAGGCATTGTCCCCTTTCTTGCACAGGAGGGAACCGAAAGCCAGGGagattgagtaacttgcccaaagcccgTATCCCTTGGATACTGTTATCCAAATAGACAGCTGCTTTTGTTTTGTGTCCATTGCTGTTATGGGCCCCCATTTAGGATTCTGGTCATGGGATGCAGTTTCCTTAGGTTTGTATTTGGTAGTTGGctctcttcactttttttttttttcttttggaatccTTAGGTATCACCTCAGTTTGATACAACAGCAGAAAGCTGGTTGCCAGTCAACAGGAAACGTCATTGCCGAGACCAGGCAAGGCGTTCAAGTCGAAAATCTACCAGCTCCAAGTTTCCACACCTAACATTTGAGAGTCCACAGTCTTCTGCCAGTTCAGCCAGACCTGGTATCCCCCTAATCAGGGACTGTCTCAGTCAACCAGAAAAGGACATTTCTGGAAAGCCCTTGGTTCCCATGCTCAGCCCCCAAAGCTGTGGGGAGCTGTCTGCACATGCACTTCAGAACTTCCCTTATGTGTTCATTCCACCGGATATCCAGAGCGCAGAGTCCTCAGGGCAGGGAGGGCCCATTCCCTCGGAGCAGAGGGAAAACAGCCTTCCCAGCTGCTCCCTTCACACGAGCACGCCCAAGAGCCCAGAGCCCGGGCCTGTTCTGGTTAAAGACACTCCTGAGGAGAAGTACGGGATAAAGGTCACATGGAGGAGGCGCCAACACCTGTTCACTTACCTCAGGGAGAGGGGGAAGCTGAGCAGAAACCAGTTCCTTGTGAAAAACTGACTGGGTTTCTCGGACATCCGTGGTCTCAAGAAATTGATTGCTGGAGTCCAAAGGGAATTGAATTCCcagattggctttttaaaataccttGTGTCATAAACAGTTTTTAGTGTCATAAACAGTTCACTTCATATTTTCCTTGTATtagctgtttaaattttttaaatatcttgtaACTTTACAAAgtctgtaaataaataaatggctgcAGAAAGTTTGGAGAGAGCCCTGCTTCTGTCACTAATGCAGCGGTACTGCCCCCTCTACAAATGGTCTTTCCTAATTGTTCCCTTTAACCACTGCTTGTTCATCCTTTTAAACACCTCATTCAAACTAATTCATTCCACATGTCTGAGTACCGACTCAGTGACCACTTCCTCTGTAACCAGATGCACGGAAAAACTCGAAGCAAACTGGGACTTTTTGTAGTTGAGCCGCTGTCTCTGCAGCCTTGGCTCACCTGCTGAGAGGGCTGGATGAAGAAAGGGCAGCAAGCCTGTTTTAATGAGTCAGTGGGACCAAGGGAGATAAAGGGGACATAGGCTACTTAGGGTTACtatgttttgaatttttgtttccaACTGTAGTAATCTGTAAATATTAAAAAGGGTGGGAAAACGATTTCTTGAACTgtttaaaatgtatgtaaataaatatataatcttttcaaatactaCTTTTTATTGGAATTCATGCAGAAGGACTGCCTGGTCAACAAAATGTCTCAATTTTCCTTCCACCCATACGAGTAGCATCTCATTCAACTCCATTCCGTCAGCCTTCAGAACCTAGTCTGTGTCAGGTCCAGCCCGAGCTAGACAAGCAgggatgatttatttttaaaatggggattTGAAGCACAGATAACCGTGTTCGGGGTAACACGGTGAGTGGAGGCTGACCAGAGGAAGCAGTGCTCGGCTCTCCCAGCTTGTGCCAAATTTTCTGCCTTTTAGAGGCTCAAAACCAGTGTGGGGACAACTTTGGCCTCGGAATGGAACGCCGCAAAGTCAACACGCGATGAGTTCTAACGGGATGTTCTGTAGGGACTGTAATGCTGCATATAAGTTGGGGACAAGATTTACTGGATCCGATAGCGGATCTCTTTATGGGATACTGATGTTCGAAGACGGTAGGCTGCGAGGGCGGTAGACGGAAAAGATCGTCAGGCGGATGTGCAGGACAGGTCCGGGGACGCCCTAAAAGCTTGGGCTGGACTAGGGGAGGGGGCGCAGACGCACTTGGTTAGGAAGGGCAGCCGGGCGAGCAAGTGTGGTTCCGGGAAGTCCTCGGGGTCGGGAGGGGGCGGCCCCCCATGAAGCGCCCTGGGGGGCCTCCGCGTATGGACCGCTGGGTGAGGGCAGCCTGGGCGCGCGGCGGTTACTGGGGGCTGGGCGGCTCCTCCAATCCAGCTGCGCGTAGCAACCAGCGCGCAGCAACCCGTCCGTAGCAACCCTCCCGCGGCGCCGCCACCTCCCCTAGCAACCACCCGCGGGGGCGGTGGGGAGCAGCGGGCGCGCGGGCCAATGGGTGCGGAGCGGCGGGAGCGCGATGGCCAATGGGCGGCGGCGACAGTGCGAGGTGCTGTTGCGGGGCTGGGCCGCTGCGCCAGGCTGGTCCCCAGCGGCCGCCGCGCGGGTGTGGTCAAGGTCGCTGCTCTCGGGGCAGCGGGATGGAGGCGTCGCGCCGGTGTCCGGCGCCCCGCGGGGACAGGTCAGTGGCGGTGGCGACAGGCGGAGGCTGAAGGGGGCCGTGGCGTTCCGGGCTGGGAGCCGAGGGGAGTGCGGGAGGCTGGGCGGCGGGAGACGAGTGGGGGCGGCGTGCGGGCAGGGGGCCGCTCGCGCCGAGGGCCGGCTCGTGTCCAGTCGCGTCGGCACCCGCGGGGTAGGTCCGGCCTCGTCAGAACGCGTTCGTCAGGGGCTGCTCCGCCTGGGCCGGGGGTGCGGGGTGGTTCCGGGGGCCAGCGGAGCGGCCGTGGTGGCGGCTGCATCCCGCCCCAGGCCCGGTGCTCTGGAGGGGTCAgcgcgggccgggccgggccggtaGGTTCGGCCGGGATCCCGAAGCGTGGATGCGGGCGGGCGGGGTGGAATCACGGCTTCGCCTGGACCCGAGCCCGCACACGCCGCCCACGCCCGCCTGCTGCCCGGTACCGCCTGGTCGCGGGTCAGCAGCTGAAAACGACTCAAAGGCTTGTCGCCCAGGTGGCCTTGCCGCGGACAAAACccgtttttctctttcattgggTTTTATTTACGTGAGAGTAGCGCTCTGTGAAGTTGGTTTAgtgctttttggtttgtttgtttgtttgtttctctgaagTCGAGAGAAGAATCTGCGTTTCCAGGTGTAAATATGGAAGCGCCAGGAGGAGATCCCGTTTAAATTCAGCATCCTCGTTGCATTCGGATGGTGCTCGCTCACTTGTGGGCATTCGGTCAATCTTAAGTGAATTAAGGCAGTAAATTTCCCGGCTACCAGATGTATGGTGTGACTCATGAtttttggaaggaaaaatggaatTGACTTTGAAATTGAGACCAGGAGGCAAAGAGGTTTTTAAGTTTTTGGACCTGAAGTTTCAATGGATCATTTTAAAGTTCGTCCCTCTTTTTCTTCCCGAAGAAACCagctctttaattttaaaatggaccTCAAAGGGGAATGTGTGAGTCACCAAGTGTTTCTTGTGCTGTAGGTTCTGTCACTGGTTAACTGACTTGTTGCCGAGAGGGAGTGGAATTAATGTCTCTGACTTTTTTGGCTTCCGGTTGTGTGTTTAGGACGTTTTTGATGAAATACATGGATAGAGTTTTTGGTATCAGTGCCTTTCAGTGTGAAGGATAACATCTGACTTTCAAGTTTCCcgtgactgttttttttttcttctttgaatgaTGAGACCATTTTCCCATGAGGCAGAATTATTTTCAACAAAGTAGAAAAATTATGAACAAACACTACTTCAGACATTTTTCCTGTATCTGAAATATTTAGTGGAAATTGGAGATGGAATTTGAAACAGCACTCTCAGATCCTTGGCTGAGGTTAGGTGTTTGTATTGTAGATTCCCCTGGAGATGACAGTGGTCGGCTAGTGCTGGAACTTGAGCCTCTCTGGCCTTTTGTTCCTGATACAGGATTGAAGATGTGATGAGAGAGACTGCTCCACGTGATGTGACCTTGTGACCCAGGGTTGACTGAGAAAGTCCTAGTGTATGGTTTGTCCATATGCTATGATTTTTCCTCAGAAATACAAACAGCAGTGATGACTGGAGGTTATGTCTTGGCCAGGCTTGTTATCCTCTCACAAGTTCTCTCTTTTTCAAAGGCTTCATTAGATGAACTAATTGTTGGCAAACAGACTTACCCAGTGCTTAAAAATAGTTAGATTAACTAATATGTGACTACAGTATGTTTGGCAGATATCAAAAGCTACAGTAAAAGCCTAATAACGTCTAACATCCatgtatttcttcaaatatgaaGGCTACATAGAGAcctaggaaggaaagaagaatccCTGTAATAAATTTCCTTTCCAAGCAGACAGACTCAGAcgtttttggaatagtttcatttctggcttctcttattCTTTCCTTTGGAAATGCTGCTGTTTTCCCTGCCTTTGTGCCCACTGAAAGAAAAAGTTAACATTTCTTCTTACCAAGAGGAAAAGTATGCTTGAGTTACTCAGAAGAGGAGCTGAAGGTGCCTTGCTTCTCCATGTTTGAGGATTTTAGGACTAGAAGGGGTCTTGATAATCCTTAGTTCTATTCAAGAGTAGTTCTCAGTGGAATTGTTAAGGCTTCTTTCAAACTAAAATTTCCTGTGGTCTGCTTTTACTTCCTCTGAGTCAGTTCACTAGGAAGAAGCTCTTTGTACTAAATCTGTGCTGCCTTCATCAGACTTTCTTACTGTTAGTAAAGGCCGCACCACTTTCCTGTCCTGGTTAGAGCCTGAATCTGCTGATGCCTGAGAAGAGACACACTGTCCACATTCCGACGGCTGTGCTGTCTTTATTAACTCTTAGTACTTgttatgagtctttttttttttttaataaataaatttatttatttatttatttttggctgtgttgggtcttcgtttctgtgtgagggctttctctagttgtggcaagcgggggccactcttcatcgcggtgcacgggcctctcactgtcgtggcctctcttgttgcggagcacaggctccagacgcgcaggctcagtagctgtggctcacggacccagttgctccgcggcatgtgggatcttcccagaccagggctcgaactcatgtcccctgcattggcaggcagattctcaaccactgcgccaccagggaagcccttgttatGTGTCTTGATAATGAGGATTCTCATCTCTGACCCTTTGCTTTAGAACTTCTGTGACAACATTAATGATTATTGTTGTATCATAGAAGTCATGAGGACCCACCCCTGGAAGGCCACAGTTCTGAAAGAGATTGCATTAGTCCTTTAGTACTGTTTAGTACGGCCACCTGTTTATCAGGTGGCCCTTGCTGTTTGACCACAAGGCCTTGTGGCGAGGGGGAAGCGCTGGAGGCTTCCACTGGGTTCCTGAGCTCTCAGCCCAGCTTTTCCGCTGTCCAGCAGTGCGACATTGAAGCACTCATCTACTACTttggcttcagttttctcctctggaaTAATAGCGCTTCTTCGGATTCCCTCCATGATTTATACTGAATTAATAAAATACCATATTTTTAACTGCACATAGctcagatttcaaaaggtacaaaatgaTATTCAGTGAAAAGTATGTCTTCTTTTCTCATTGTCTTTGTGTCACTTAGTTCGTTCATTGGCAGGTTTCTTAGGGGGATCTTCCAAAGGTATTCTGTATATTAAGTgatctcttcattttcctttcctgttcTTAAAACATGATGATTTTGAGGGCttctggtggcgctgtggttgagagtccgcttgccgatgcaggggacgcgggttcgtgtcccggtccgggaagatcccacatgccgcggagcggctgggcccgtgagccatggccgctgagcctgcgcgtccggagcctgtgctccgcaacgggagaggccacagcggtgagaggcccgcgtaccgcaaaaaaaaaaaaaaaaaaaaaaaaaaaagtgatgatttTGAGTTTTAGGGTAGAATACGATAATCTAAACTCTGATATCTGCATTCGTCATGGGCAAGATATATTTTTAGACTATGAACTATAGttccttcaggtttttttttctgtgataattaatgtatagaaaataaGGCTTGTAGGAAGAAAACAAGAATTATTTTTCAGACAAGCTTCCTGAAAAATAAATCATTGCTTCTTAGATTTGCTGGAAGAAATGTCAATAAATATATAGTTTGCCTTTGATTTTAGGTTTTAGAATGAAGCAAGTTTATAGAGGGTTGGCTTGTTTTCCTATTCAAATTCAGTGTAATTTTGTTACAGCAATTTGATATGTCATATAAGCCAGGGGCAAAGTAGAAGGAGATGTTTTGACTGAGTAAAGTTGGCAAGCTGTGCTTTTAAAAAGGGAAGCTCTGTCAAGATAAAACGATCAATAATGATGGCTTACATTTGTGTATCCTTTGCAGTGTTCATAGAGCTTTCACGTACATGATCTCTTTTGAGCTTCACAACTCTGAAAAGAGCACGGCCACTGTCGTTATCTTTGTTTTATAGATAGGGAAATTAAGGCTCGGAAAGGGTGTGATATAGCTAAGTTACAAGTAA is a window encoding:
- the RHNO1 gene encoding RAD9, HUS1, RAD1-interacting nuclear orphan protein 1 isoform X1 — its product is MPPRKKRRQISQKPQLLFYQQPLEGPKHCSESPQLPITHTRQVPSKPVDHSTITSWVSPQFDTTAESWLPVNRKRHCRDQARRSSRKSTSSKFPHLTFESPQSSASSARPGIPLIRDCLSQPEKDISGKPLVPMLSPQSCGELSAHALQNFPYVFIPPDIQSAESSGQGGPIPSEQRENSLPSCSLHTSTPKSPEPGPVLVKDTPEEKYGIKVTWRRRQHLFTYLRERGKLSRNQFLVKN
- the RHNO1 gene encoding RAD9, HUS1, RAD1-interacting nuclear orphan protein 1 isoform X2, translating into MPPRKKRRQISQKPQLLFYQQPLEGPKHCSESPQLPITHTRQVSPQFDTTAESWLPVNRKRHCRDQARRSSRKSTSSKFPHLTFESPQSSASSARPGIPLIRDCLSQPEKDISGKPLVPMLSPQSCGELSAHALQNFPYVFIPPDIQSAESSGQGGPIPSEQRENSLPSCSLHTSTPKSPEPGPVLVKDTPEEKYGIKVTWRRRQHLFTYLRERGKLSRNQFLVKN